A genomic window from Silene latifolia isolate original U9 population chromosome Y, ASM4854445v1, whole genome shotgun sequence includes:
- the LOC141628786 gene encoding uncharacterized protein LOC141628786: MPVKLQDPGCFSIPCTVGNVSIKRALCDLGASVSILPLPIVRKVGLHDMIPTSMTLKLADRSVQTPMGVIEDVLVKVGNFYILADFIVLYILEDQQTPITLGRPFLATGDVNISVKEWKLTFKVGGNVVEFSFT, from the coding sequence ATGCCGGTGAAATTACAAGATCCGGGTTGTTTTTCCATCCCTTGCACGGTGGGTAATGTAAGCATTAAGAGGGCACTTTGTGATCTTGGTGCTAGTGTTAGCATACTACCTCTTCCCATTGTGAGGAAAGTCGGGTTACATGACATGATTCCCACCTCCATGACATTAAAACTTGCCGATAGATCGGTCCAAACACCGATGGGCGTGATTGAGGACGTGCTGGTTAAGGTTGGCAACTTCTACATCCTGGCGGATTTCATAGTACTTTACATCCTGGAGGATCAACAAACACCTATTAcactaggaagacctttcctagcaACCGGAGATGTTAATATTAGTGTCAAGGAGTGGAAACTCACTTTCAAGGTGGGAGGGAATGTAGTTGAATTTTCTTTTACCTGA